The Leptolyngbya iicbica LK region ATCAGGGCAACCAGCAGCCTTATATCGAAGAACTCGTTTGGCAGGTGATCGAGTCCACTGACAACCAGCTTTTGCAATTCCGGTCTGGCGGCCTTGACACCATTGGCATCGGCCCCGACGAATTTGCCCTGATGAAGCGTGAAGAAGAGCGCGGCAACTTCACCATTCACGAAGGCGGACCCGCCCTGAGCACGTTATTTATCACCTTCAATTTGAATAAAGGGGTGCGGGATGGTAAGCCATTAGTCGATCCAGTGAAATCGAAATGGTTTAACTCCGTCGCCTTTCGTCAGGCGGTGTCGTATGCGATCGATCGCCAAACCATGATCAACAACATCTATCAGGGCTTGGGCGAACCGCAAACGTCACCGCTACCGGTCCAAAGCCCGTTTTATGCCAGTCCCGCCGATGGCATGCCCACCTATGAGTACAGCCAAGAGAGAGCGCGCGCACTTCTAGAGTCCGACGGCTTTCAGTACAACGCCGCCGGGGAACTGCTAGACGCCGAGGGCAATCGCGTTCGCTTTACGCTACTCACCAACTCGGGCAACAAAATTCGCGAAGCGACCGGTGCACAGATCAAGCAAGACCTGAGCAAAATCGGCATCCAGGTCGACTTTCAGCCCATCAGTTTTAACGCTTTGGTCACCAAACTCAGCGACAGCCTCGACTGGGAAGCTCACATCATCGGCTTTACAGCGGGCTTAGAACCCAATGGCGGGGCCACCGTCTGGCTGCTTGATGGCTCTCTTCATGCCTTTAATCAGCAGGCCCTGGCGGGGCAAGAACCCCTCACCGGCTGGGAAGCTGCCGATTGGGAAAAAAGCATTGCCGACATCTACATCCAAGCGGCGCAAGAAGTCGATCCAGAAAAGCGCAAGGCGCTGTATTTCGAGAGTCAACGCTTGACTCAGGAATATCTGCCCTTTATCTATCTGGTCAATCCCCTCAATCTCGGTGCGGTGCGCAACACCATTGAGAATGTGAACTACTCTGGCATCGTCCGCCCGTTTGCCCTGTGGAATGTGCAAGAACTGAAACGCACCGAATAGCCATCGAGAGGGGAGCAGCCCATTAATACAACCGCCTCGGCTATTCACGATGGGGCACTCATGCGCAACCGACCGACCGGCCCATGCCCGCCCTCAAGCAGGGTCGGCAAGCGCGATCGCGGGCAACTCGCAACGTTTATTCTTTTTATGCCAAAAATAGGCATTTTTAATGACGCTACAAAACTTCAAACAAATCCAGCAATCAGGCCAAAAGACGTTGCGAATTGTTACGCATGGCGCTGTACCCCTTATCTGACAAGGTTTTTCTGCTACAAGGTTGATAGGTTTCTCAACCTTTTTAGCTCTGTGCTAGCAGCTTCTGTACACGCATTGTTGGGTTTTGTAAATAGCCTTCTGCTGAATAAAAATCCAGCCATTTAGAGTTGTTACCGGAAGCTCATCGCCACCCCTGAGACCAAACTGATGGGATGAAGGGTGGCGGCAAACGTCAGGCTTGAGGGTTGACTAGCCAAGTCATTTTGGGATCTAGATACGTCACAAAGGAGTCATCACTGCATGTTCACCAACGTCAAGCCCACTGTGCGCCACATTGCGCCCGATGATCTGAACGGGCGATCGCTGGTAAAGGTGGTCTACGTGGTGCTGGAGCCTCAGTACCAGAGCGCTCTTTCGTCGGCCATTCGGGCAATTAACAGCAACAACTCGGAAGTTGCGTTTGAAGTCAGCGGCTATTTAATCGAAGAGCTCCGCAGTCAGGAGAACTACGAAGCCTTTAAGCAAGACATTTCGGAAGCGAATATTTTCATCGCCTCGCTGATCTTTATTGAAGACCTGGCCGACAAGGTCGTGGAAGCGGTGCAGCCCCATCGCGACAACTTGGATGCTGCCGTTGTCTTCCCCTCCATGCCCCAGGTGATGCGCCTGAACAAGATGGGCAGCTTCTCGATGGCGCAACTTGGCCAGTCCAAGAGCGTCATTGGCGAATTCATGAAGAAGCGCCGCCAAAAGAAGGGCAGCGGCTTTGAAGACGCCATGCTGAAGCTGCTGCGGACGTTGCCCAACGTGCTGAAATACCTGCCGGTGGAAAAGGCCCAGGATGCCCGGAACTTCATGCTCAGCTTCCAGTATTGGCTGGGCGGCTCCCCGGAAAACCTGGAAAACTTCTTCCTGATGTTGGCCGATCGCTACGTCTTCACCGACCACGCCATTGAGGGCGCACCTCAGGTCGAGATTGGCGACTATGCCGAGCCCGTGACGTTCCCCGATGTGGGCATCTGGCACCCGATGGCGACTCAAATGTTCGAAGATCTCAAGGAGTATCTGAACTGGTATGAGTCCCGGAAGGATCTGCCGGAGGATCTGCGGGATCCCCTGGCTCCCTGTGTGGGTCTGGTGCTTCAGCGGACGCACCTCGTCACCGGGGACGAAGCCCACTACGCGGCGATGGTGCAAGAGTTGGAATATTACGGGGCGCGAGTGATTCCCGTATTCTCCGGCGGTCTGGACTTTGCCAAGCCGGTGAACGAGTACTTTTTCGATCCCCTGGATAAGGATCGGGCGATCGTTGATTCCGTCGTGTCTCTGACGGGCTTTGCACTGGTCGGTGGACCGGCACGGCAGGATCATCCGAAGGCGATCGAAACCCTGCGCCGCCTGAACCGCCCCTACATGGTGGCGCTGCCCCTCGTCTTCCAAACCACTGAGGAGTGGGAAGAGAGCGACCTGGGTCTGCACCCGATTCAGGTGGCGTTGCAGATGGCGATTCCCGAGTTGGATGGCGCGATCGAGCCCATCGTCCTCTCCGGTCGCGACGGCATGACGGGCCGCGCCATCACCCTGCAAGACCGCATCAGCTCTATCGCGCAGCGGGCAATCAAGTGGGGCAACCTGCGCCGCAAACCCAAGCTCGACAAAAAGCTGGCAATCACCGTCTTCAGCTTCCCCCCGGATAAGGGCAACGTCGGTACTGCCGCGTATCTGGACGTCTTCGGCTCCATCTACAAAGTGCTGGAAGCCATGAAAGGCAACGGCTACGACGTGCAGGATCTGCCCGAGTCGCCAGAAGCCCTGATGCAGGAAGTCATCCACGATGCCCAGGCCCAGTACGCCAGCCCTGAGCTGAACGTGGCTTACCGCATGTCCGTCCCTGAGTACGAGGAGCTGACCCCCTACTCCACCCGGTTGGAAGAAAACTGGGGTGCGCCTCCCGGACATCTGAACACTGACGGGCAAAACCTGCTGGTGTACGGCAAGGCATTTGGCAACGTGTTCATCGGCGTGCAGCCCACCTTTGGCTACGAAGGCGACCCGATGCGGCTGCTGTTCTCCCGGTCCGCCAGCCCCCACCACGGCTTTGCGGCCTACTATACCTACCTGGAGAAAATATGGGGCGCGGACGCGGTGCTGCACTTCGGGACCCACGGTTCGCTGGAATTCATGCCCGGTAAGCAGATGGGCATGTCCGGCACCTGCTACCCCGATAGTCTCATCGGCACTACGCCGAACCTCTACTACTATGCGGCGAACAACCCCTCCGAGGCGACGATCGCCAAGCGACGCGGCTACGCCGAAACCATCAGCTACCTCACCCCGCCCGCTGAGAACGCCGGACTGTACAAAGGGCTGAAGGAACTGAGCGAACTGATCGGCTCTTACCAGTCCCAAAAGGACAGCGGTCGGGCAGTGCAGATTGTGAACGCGATCGTGGAAACGGCGCGGGTCTGCAACCTGGATCGCGATGTGGAGTTGCCGGAAATCGACGCCAGCGAAATGTCCGAGGGCGATCGCAGCAACCTGGTCGGCAAGATCTACATCAAGCTGATGGAAATTGAGTCGCGCCTGTTGCCCTGCGGCCTACACGTCATTGGTAAGCCCCCGACCGCTGAGGAGGCGATCGCCACCCTGGTCAACATCGCCGGACTGGACCGCGAAGAAGAAGGCATCATGAGCCTCCAGCGCGTGATCGCCGAAAGCATCGGTCGCGATATCGACGAAATCTACGCCAACAGCGATAAGGGTGTCCTCGATGACGTGCAACTGCTGTACGACATCAACCAGGCGGTGCGCGATGCCGTCGGTGCCCTCGTCCACGAACAGGTAGACGCCGAAGGTCGTGTGTCGATGGTGTCGCGCCTGAACTTCCTCAACATTGGCCGCAAGGAGCCCTGGGTCAAGGCGCTCCACGATGCGGGCTACACCAAGGTGGAAGGGGAAACCCTCAAGCCTCTGATGGAATTCCTGGAGTTCTGCCTGGAGCAGGTCTGCGCCGACAACGAATTGGGCGCATTGCTCAAGGGTCTGGAAGGCGAGTACGTCCTCCCCGGCCCCGGCGGCGACCCCATCCGCAACCCCGACGTACTGCCCACGGGCAAGAACCTGCACGCGCTGGATCCCCAGGCGATTCCTACCCTGGCGGCGGTGCAGTCCGCGAAGATTGTGGTCGATCGCCTCCTCGAACGCCAAAAGCAGGAAAACGGCGGTCGCTACCCCGAAACCATCGCCACCGTCCTCTGGGGCACCGACAACATCAAGACCTACGGCGAATCCCTGGCGCAAATGCTCTGGTTCGTCGGCGTCAAGCCCGTCCCCGATGCCCTCGGTCGGGTCAACAAGCTGGAGTTGCTCTCGCTAGAAGAACTCGGTCGTCCCCGCGTCGATATTGTGGTGAACTGTTCCGGTGTCTTCCGCGACCTGTTCATCAACCAGATGGCCCTGCTCGATCGCGCCGTGAAAATGGCCGCCGAAGCCAACGAGCCTTTGGAAATGAACTTCGTCCGCAAGCATGCCCTGGAGCAAGCGGCAGAAATGGGCTGCGACCTGCGGACGGCAGCGACCCGAATCTTCTCCAACGCCTCCGGCTCCTACGCCTCCAACGTCAACCTGGCAGTGGAAAACAGCAGTTGGGAAGAGGAAAGCGAACTCCAGGAAATGTACCTGAAGCGCAAATCCTTCGCCTTTAACTCCGACAACCCCGGCGTCATGGACGAATCGCGCGGCATCTTTGAGTCCTCGCTGAAGAAGGCGGAAGTCACCTTCCAAAACCTGGACTCTTCGGAGATTTCGCTGACGGATGTGTCCCACTACTTCGACTCTGACCCCACCAAGGTCGTCGCGAGTCTGCGGGGCGACGGCACCAAGCCCGCCTCCTATGTGGCCGACACCACCACCGCCAACGCCCAGGTGCGCACCCTGTCGGAAACGGTCCGCCTGGATGCCCGCACGAAGCTGCTAAATCCCAAGTGGTACGAGGGCATGCTTTCCCACGGCTACGAAGGCGTGCGGGAACTCTCGAAGCGTCTGGTGAACACGATGGGCTGGTCGGCAACGGCGGACGCGGTGGATAACTGGGTTTACGAAGACACCAACACCACCTTTATCAAGGATCCGGAGATGTGCAAGCGCCTCATGGATCTCAACCCGAACTCCTTCCGCCGCATGGTCTCGACCCTGCTGGAAGTGAACGGGCGCGGCTACTGGGAAACCAGCGATGACAACATCGAACGGCTGCAAGAGCTGTACCAGGAAGTCGAAGACCGCATCGAAGGCGTCGAGTAAGCGCAAAAAAGGGAACGGTTCCCTGAGCGACTTAAAGGGGTAGGCGATCGCTTGCCCCTTTCCGCTATATTTGAGCCCACGTGATGTGACGAATTGCCATGACGTACGCCCCCTCTCAACTGCTGACCTTTGAAGCTTTCCTAGCTCAGTACCGCGACGAGCCAGCCTTTGAACTGGCTGACGGAGAACTCATTGATATGGAACCGACTGGCCCTCATGAAGCGGTTGCGGGAAAAGTGGCCAGCAGGCTTAACCTGGCCATTGACCGGATGAGTACTGATTGGTTGATTCCCCGAACGTGCATTTTAAGACCCTTTAGTGACCAAGCCACTGCGAGACGCCCCGATGTCACCGTATTGGATGAAAGTGCATTAAGAGACGAGCCATTATGGGAGCGAGAGCCAGTCATCACCCAAAGCACTTCAGTCAAGCTGGTAGTCGAGGTCGTCAGCACTAACTGGGAAACCGACTATGCCCGCAAGGTTGAAGAGTACGCGCTGATGGGCATTCCTGAATATTGGATTGTGGATTTTCGGGGACTGGGTGGTGTGGCGTTTATTGGTCGGCCCAAACAGCCCACATTCACAGTATGTCAGCTCGTCAATGAGGACTATGTAAAAAGCACATTTCGGCTCGGGCAGGAAATCGTCTCTCCAGCATTTCCCGACTTAGCCCTAAAGCTGAATGATGTAATGCCTTTGTGATACTAAAGCCGTCTGAAATAATTATCTTGGAGCAGGCTAAAGTTTTTATCTACTGCAACTTATGAGTCTGGATACAGCATTTCTCACTCTAGTGAGGTGCAGTAGCAGCAATTTGTAAACCAGTTTTTAATGTCTGTCAAAGAAACTTCCTTGAATGCCTTTTCTAAGGCTTTTGCTAAGTCGGGATACGTTCTTGCTTCAAGTGACCGTAGTATCGACTTGACCTTTGACCAGAAATTCTCAATCGGCGAGAACTCAGGTGAGTAAGGTGGCAAATAAATGAGTGAGGCTCCCGCCTGATGAATCATATCCTCAATTTCTTTACCTAAATGAATAGAGCAGTTATCCATGATTACCCAAGCTCCTGGCCATAACTTTGGCACTAGCCGCTGGGAGATGAAAGCCTCAAAGGTCAAGCCATCAAAGGCCCCCATGATACTTGCACTAGCTAATAATCCAGTTAAGCTCAGGGCTCCGACCACGGAAACATTCTGACCTCTTTTCTGAGGTCGTTTGCCATGAGCACGTTGACCTTTAGGAGCGCGCGCCCGGAGTCGAGTCAAAGCCAGATTCACTCCAGATTCATCAATAAAGATGAGGTTTTTAGCCAAAATCCCTCGTACTAACTGCCAAAACTCTACCCGCTTTAGCTGGACGCGCTCACTTTCCTTTTCGTCGGCGTGGAACGTCTTTTTTTTACGGTCAGGTCAAGCTTTTTAAGAGCTCGATTAATGGTTGAAGTACTGACCCAGAGGTCAGTTTTTGCCGCCAGTTGTACTCGTAGTTCTGCCAGGGTCGCGTCATTTTGCGCTGCCACTAATTGTTGCAGCACATCGAGATGTACACTCGTGAGCTTTGGGGGTGTCTGCTGCGTTCGGATTTTGGGGGCGAAGGAATCGGTTTCTCGATATTGCTTCAATAACTTCTGAACAAAGCTTGGGGCAACCCCAAATCGTCTTGCTAGCTTTCGTTGCGAAATCGATTCGTCTTCATGTGCCTTGATGATTTTTCGACGGAACTCGATAGAGTAAGCTTTCATCCCTGTCTCTTAGCAAATTCCAAAACATACTAAGTGTATCTCACGAGACTGGAAAAGGCTGTATAGTAGCCGGACATCAAACTCTATGCGCAATCCAATCAAACAAAGCGTTCTATTTGATTGATCGTTCTAGCGGCTTATTTTTCTCTACTGGAAGTATCCACAGATGATGACAACTGGCATCGCTGATGCAGTGGGGCAGCGATCATAAAACTTGTGAATTTGAGTAATGAACTTTTGCCATCTTTACGGAAAACCCCGCACAATTACGGAAGACAGGGATGTATATTTTCGCAGCACTGCCGTATTTTTGCGCAGATTCTCGCACCACAGGGATCGTTTACAGTGACGGATTAAGTCATTTAAGGCTGGGATGGGTTGAATTTTAATTAAATCTGCGAAGCTCTCCGACTACTGCATCTACTTATAATTTGCGTAAAGGCAGTGTATTGATTGTCTTTTTGAACTTGCAGGCCAGTTCATGCTGCTTTCTTTCTCTGTAGAAACTCCGGTTGAGTTCGGTGAAGTTTTCGACAGGTTAGCCGATATCTTTTCTCAGTTTCATCAGGCGACTCAACTTGAAGACCTGTTAGCCTGCGGAGTACAACACACCCGCTACTTATTTGGCTGCGATCGCGCGCTGATTTATCAGTTCACCGACGGTGGCGATGGGGCCGTTACCGCCGAATCTGTGGGCGAAGGCTGGTCGCCGACGTTGGGACAACTGATTTACGACCCCTGTTTTGAAAATGTTTGGGGCGAAAAATTTCAGCGCGGAGAAATTACCGCGATCGCCGATATTGAACAGAGCGATATCGAGCCTTGCTACCGCGAGTTAATGATGCGGTTGCAGGTTAAGGCCAATCTCATCAGTCCGATTTTGCTGCCGTCACCAACTCCAGAGGGCACCGCCCAGTTGCCCGTGTTATGGGGACTGCTGATTATTCATCAATGCGGCGAACCGCGAGAGTGGGCCCCGATTCATCGGCAGGTGAGCCAACACTTGGCCGCGCAGCTGGGCATTGCGATTCGCCACCTGCAGACCGCTCAAACCCTGGTAGCCAGCCGCCGAGCAGTGGAGCCATGGCAGCAGGCTGCGGCACTAGCTGGGTGTGTGATGTGGCAATGGCAGCTAGACACTGACATCATTCAATATTCGCCGCAGTGGCGATCGCTGCTGGGCTATCAACCCCCAGATATTGAGACCGATTTCAATGCGTTGCTGGCGTTGATCCACGCGGATGATCGCGAACGGGTACGGGCCGCCATGCGTCAACATTTGGAGCACCGCACCGCCGCCTATCGAGTTGAGCATCGGCTGCGCTGTCGCAATGGGCAGTGGAAATGGGTCTACAGCCAGGGGCAAGTGACAGCTTACCGAGCCAATGACACGCCCCTCAAGTTTGTCGGCATGATGGTGGATATCAGCGATCGCAAAGCGCAGGAATTAGCGCTGCAACAGCAGACTCAGCGAGAGCGCGCCCTCTACGAAGTGATTGATGTCATTCGGCGATCGCTCGATTTTCAACATATCTTTGCCGTGGCGGCGACACAAGTGGCCCAATGCTTGCAGTCCCGAGTGCGGATTACGCAATACATCACCAACGAAACGGTGGCCTGCTGGCGAGCCGTAGCGGTAGATGGCGGCCCCCATGACTGGACAGCAGAACAAGAAGCGCAAATTTGGGTAGATGTGCCTGACCAGGATAATGCGATCGCCGCCCAACTCAAGCAGCTCCAAGTAGTGCAGATCAGCGATACCGCCGACATCAGTCTCACCGATACCGTCAATCAGCCCTATGCCCAATCATTTCCTGGGCACTGGCTGATCGTGCCCATTGCGATTGAGACGGAGGTCTGGGGTGCCATTGCAATGACTCGCCCCAGCCTAGTTGACTGGATCCCCGCAGAAGTGGAGCTAACCCAACGGATTGCCACGCAGTTAGCCAATGCGATTCATCACGCCCAGTTACATCGGCAAACGCAATTGGCTTCAGAGCGTGATGCCTTAGTGCTCCAAAGTATCGACGAAGGCATTTGGGAATGGCGCGCCAACACGGGCATTGACCAGATCTCCGATCGCTATTGGGAGATTTTAGGCTACGACCCACCCGCAACACCGCCAGCCTTGAGAGACGAACTCGCCCGAGTGCATCCTGACGATCGCCAGTGGTTGGTAGCTTCCATCGAGACCCACCTTTATACGCAGCAACCTTTTCAGCAAGAATTTCGGCTACAGCATCGCGACGGTCATTACATCTGGGTGCGGGTGCGAGGGCGCGCCATTTGGGATGAGGACGGCAATCCCACCAGAATGCTCGGCACTGTGGAAGATATTAGCGATCGCAAAACCCTCGACGTCAGGCTCCGTCAACAGGAAAAAGAGTTTCGAGGGCTGGTGGAGAATAATCCCGACGGCATCATGCGGGTCAACCGGCAGTTTCAGATTTTGTATGCCAACCCGATGATCGCCTCCAGAATGGGGGTACCCCAAGCAGATTTGCTCGGTCAAAGACTCAGCGATTTAGAGCTGTCTCGATTGGTGAGAAACCGCTGGCAAACGGCTATTTCACGAGTGTTTGAAACGCAGCAAGAACAGCTACTTGAAACCCAAGAAATGCTAGCGGGTCAAGAGCAGACTTTTTACTCCCGCATTGTGCCAGAGGTGAATGAGAGCAACCACATTCAATCGGTTTTGATCATTTCTCGCAATGTGACCAACTTGCGGACAATACAAATTGCGCTGCAACAGCGCATTCAGCAAGAGCACAAGCTGCGCCTAATGATGCAGCACTTTCGCGCCACCTTGAATCTGGATGAAATTTTATCGACGGCGGTGGTTGAGCTGCAAACGGCCTTTTATGCCGATCGCACTTTGGTGGTTCAACTCTTTGCCGATCAGTCACGACAGGTCATTGCTGAAACCCGCGATCACCAATATCCCAGCCTGTTGCACACCCGGTGGGAAAATGCCCCGATCACCTCTCACTGCCTTGCCCTTTATCGAGCGGGGCAAGCCCAGATTGTGCCCGATATCGCGCAGGCCGACTGCGACCCGGAGGCAGTAATCGCCGCTTGGCAGCGGGCAGGCGTCAAGTCGGCCATGGTGGCCCCGTTGACCCAATCGTTGGGAGCCGAAGCTAACGTCTGGGGCTTTTTGATCACCCAGGCCTGCGCCACCCAACGCGATTGGCATGCGGATGAATTGCACCTGCTGCAACAGGTGGCCGAGCAGCTGGCGATCGCCATCCAACAGTCAGAACTGTATCAACAGCTGCAAGCCGCGAACCAAGAGTTGGCCAGCATCTCGACCACCGATGCCTTGACCCAGATTGCCAATCGTCGCCATTTTGATAACACCCTCGAAGATGAATGGCTGCGGGGGCAGCGTCACCAGCGCGAGATCAGCCTGATCCTCTGTGACATTGATTGGTTTAAAGACTTTAACGACACCTATGGTCATCCGGCGGGCGACACTTGCATTGCGGCGGTGGCTCAGGCTTTGCAGCAATGTGTCAACCGCTCGACAGACTGCCTGGCGCGCTATGGGGGCGAAGAGTTTGCCCTCATTTTGCCCCACACCAATCAGGCAGGGGCGATCGCCATTGTGGAACAAATTCGCGAGGCGATCGCAGCGCTTGAGATTCATCACCCGGCCCCTCAATCCAGTGGTCGACTAACCCTCAGTTACGGCATTGCGACGGTGATGCCGGTACCAAGCACGACGCCCCAATCGCTGATTGCCTTAGCTGACCGTGCCCTCTACCAAGCCAAGCAAGCTGGCCGCGATCGCTACGTTATTGCCGATGTCAGTGCTCCGCCTGAAGAGTAACGAGCACTGGCACGCGCCGGATAGGCGTTAACTTGCCAATAGCCACTCCCATCCCCGAGAGTGGGCAGTGCCCAACCCGCACAGATCCGTAGCTGGTTTGGGGACGTTATAGCGTTGCGCAGATAGCTCCATTCATTGATTTGACAGAAAAACGAGGGGCTTAGGTTAGGAAGCAGGACTTTTCAAATCCAACCCAAGTTTTGTTGAGCAAGCATCTTGCTTGCCCCAGGACAGCCGAGACGGCTGTCCACACTTCGATCAATGCCCATACTTTAAACTTTTGGGCTCTCGGCACCTGACTGCGGATTGCTATATTGCAGCGCACAGTCCGAAGACAAAAAGCCCCCTGCTGGTTGCAGAGGGCGGTGCTCTCAGAAAATTCTTAATCAGCAGTACTCGTTGACTGAATCGCTATCAGACCTTGGCAAGGCGGCGCTCTACTTGGAGGGCCGGTAAGCGATCGATGACGCGCTGCATCATGGTGCTGGCATTCAGCGCGACCTCTTTGGCACGGGGGCTGTGCACCATGAGAAACATCATCAGCGGATCCACTGCCGACACCTCGACGCGGCCATCCGGGCGCTCTTGCACGACGACGTTGCAGGGAAATAACACACCAGCCTTATCGTCCTCTTCCAAAATCTGAAAAGCGGTTTGCGGATGACAAGCTCCCAAAATGGTGTAGCGCCGAAAATCGATATCCAGCTTTTTCTTAAATGCCGCCTGGGCATTAATTTCAGTCAACACGCCCATGCCTTCTGCCTTTAGGGCATCGGTCACTAGCGCGATCGCCTCATCAAACGAGGCATTCACAATTTTGCTGAAGTGATACATAGCTTCCTCATGGCGCCCCAACAAGCGGAGCAATTCAAAGTTCTATATTTACAATACTACAAATTATCAATTGAATAACTATATAGTTGAATATTATTGCATGAGTGAACGGGTGACTGGTGCGGATGTAGGCCGCAACTTTGCCGTCAGTGTCAGCCAGGCGTCCCATGCTCAGGCCGCAAAGACTCAAGCGTCCACTGTCGTCCAAAAGGATGCGATGGCTCGCAGCTTCCTCACCAGGGATCTTCCAATAGCGTGTCGGGCAGACGCAGGGTGGCACCGGTCGTAGTTTGCATAATTTGCGTAACGGCACCGCTCAGGGTCTGCGTCACCAGGGCATATCCCTGAGCACTGAGGTGGATGTGGTCACGATATAAAGCGTCTGGGTTAGCGGTGGCTTGGAAATCGGCCAGAAAGTCAATGTAGGGAATCTGCTCGAGCTCGGCGAATTGGGTCACCCGTTGGCGGGCAACGATTTCGTAGTCACGGGAGCCCGGTGGCTGAACTTCGCGC contains the following coding sequences:
- a CDS encoding Uma2 family endonuclease, encoding MTYAPSQLLTFEAFLAQYRDEPAFELADGELIDMEPTGPHEAVAGKVASRLNLAIDRMSTDWLIPRTCILRPFSDQATARRPDVTVLDESALRDEPLWEREPVITQSTSVKLVVEVVSTNWETDYARKVEEYALMGIPEYWIVDFRGLGGVAFIGRPKQPTFTVCQLVNEDYVKSTFRLGQEIVSPAFPDLALKLNDVMPL
- a CDS encoding ABC transporter substrate-binding protein, whose translation is MVDFGVRSWRLSRHLRQYGKRWLLVVLALVGAIAFAGCNPSQFTTAEATSSRIVFSSLGDPKTFNPALSQEYPNIFLYTFEGMVTRDGITGEIVPQMAESWDISEDGLTYTFTLREGLKWSDGEPITTDDVIFTYDDVIFNEAIPTSARDVMRIGPEGKLPSITKLDDRRFQFTLPEPFAPFLETTGNGILPAHILQDSVNTLDAEGSPQFLSMWTTGTPPEEIIGNGPYRLKQYLPSQRVIFEKNPYYWQTDDQGNQQPYIEELVWQVIESTDNQLLQFRSGGLDTIGIGPDEFALMKREEERGNFTIHEGGPALSTLFITFNLNKGVRDGKPLVDPVKSKWFNSVAFRQAVSYAIDRQTMINNIYQGLGEPQTSPLPVQSPFYASPADGMPTYEYSQERARALLESDGFQYNAAGELLDAEGNRVRFTLLTNSGNKIREATGAQIKQDLSKIGIQVDFQPISFNALVTKLSDSLDWEAHIIGFTAGLEPNGGATVWLLDGSLHAFNQQALAGQEPLTGWEAADWEKSIADIYIQAAQEVDPEKRKALYFESQRLTQEYLPFIYLVNPLNLGAVRNTIENVNYSGIVRPFALWNVQELKRTE
- a CDS encoding magnesium chelatase subunit H; this encodes MFTNVKPTVRHIAPDDLNGRSLVKVVYVVLEPQYQSALSSAIRAINSNNSEVAFEVSGYLIEELRSQENYEAFKQDISEANIFIASLIFIEDLADKVVEAVQPHRDNLDAAVVFPSMPQVMRLNKMGSFSMAQLGQSKSVIGEFMKKRRQKKGSGFEDAMLKLLRTLPNVLKYLPVEKAQDARNFMLSFQYWLGGSPENLENFFLMLADRYVFTDHAIEGAPQVEIGDYAEPVTFPDVGIWHPMATQMFEDLKEYLNWYESRKDLPEDLRDPLAPCVGLVLQRTHLVTGDEAHYAAMVQELEYYGARVIPVFSGGLDFAKPVNEYFFDPLDKDRAIVDSVVSLTGFALVGGPARQDHPKAIETLRRLNRPYMVALPLVFQTTEEWEESDLGLHPIQVALQMAIPELDGAIEPIVLSGRDGMTGRAITLQDRISSIAQRAIKWGNLRRKPKLDKKLAITVFSFPPDKGNVGTAAYLDVFGSIYKVLEAMKGNGYDVQDLPESPEALMQEVIHDAQAQYASPELNVAYRMSVPEYEELTPYSTRLEENWGAPPGHLNTDGQNLLVYGKAFGNVFIGVQPTFGYEGDPMRLLFSRSASPHHGFAAYYTYLEKIWGADAVLHFGTHGSLEFMPGKQMGMSGTCYPDSLIGTTPNLYYYAANNPSEATIAKRRGYAETISYLTPPAENAGLYKGLKELSELIGSYQSQKDSGRAVQIVNAIVETARVCNLDRDVELPEIDASEMSEGDRSNLVGKIYIKLMEIESRLLPCGLHVIGKPPTAEEAIATLVNIAGLDREEEGIMSLQRVIAESIGRDIDEIYANSDKGVLDDVQLLYDINQAVRDAVGALVHEQVDAEGRVSMVSRLNFLNIGRKEPWVKALHDAGYTKVEGETLKPLMEFLEFCLEQVCADNELGALLKGLEGEYVLPGPGGDPIRNPDVLPTGKNLHALDPQAIPTLAAVQSAKIVVDRLLERQKQENGGRYPETIATVLWGTDNIKTYGESLAQMLWFVGVKPVPDALGRVNKLELLSLEELGRPRVDIVVNCSGVFRDLFINQMALLDRAVKMAAEANEPLEMNFVRKHALEQAAEMGCDLRTAATRIFSNASGSYASNVNLAVENSSWEEESELQEMYLKRKSFAFNSDNPGVMDESRGIFESSLKKAEVTFQNLDSSEISLTDVSHYFDSDPTKVVASLRGDGTKPASYVADTTTANAQVRTLSETVRLDARTKLLNPKWYEGMLSHGYEGVRELSKRLVNTMGWSATADAVDNWVYEDTNTTFIKDPEMCKRLMDLNPNSFRRMVSTLLEVNGRGYWETSDDNIERLQELYQEVEDRIEGVE
- a CDS encoding IS630 family transposase (programmed frameshift), translating into MKAYSIEFRRKIIKAHEDESISQRKLARRFGVAPSFVQKLLKQYRETDSFAPKIRTQQTPPKLTSVHLDVLQQLVAAQNDATLAELRVQLAAKTDLWVSTSTINRALKKLDLTGKKKTFHADEKESERVQLKRVEFWQLVRGILAKNLIFIDESGVNLALTRLRARAPKGQRAHGKRPQKRGQNVSVVGALSLTGLLASASIMGAFDGLTFEAFISQRLVPKLWPGAWVIMDNCSIHLGKEIEDMIHQAGASLIYLPPYSPEFSPIENFWSKVKSILRSLEARTYPDLAKALEKAFKEVSLTDIKNWFTNCCYCTSLE